A single window of Nocardioides kongjuensis DNA harbors:
- a CDS encoding YihY/virulence factor BrkB family protein, which translates to MADDSGTQVVLPWHRRLARLVWRLVVTTASSCLKYRVTGLAAEAAFFAVVSVPPLIFALAGGVGYVTEHFTAAQVEEVRRAVVDLFSRFLTDTAVNKVIKPTMDDVLRGGRFDVISLGFVLALWSGSRALNVFVETITIMHGLGGHRGIVRTRALSFVLYILAVVTGAITLPLVVAGPRLVRSWLPNRAEFLMQFYWPLIIVLCVCFLATLYHVSVPVRTSWSFNLPGAVFSMTSWIVGSYLLRWVLTVTAEDSHSIYGPLAAPIAILVWLYIAALAVLIGAGVNASFDEVFPQEATQRARRELLDRLLRRTPDPVE; encoded by the coding sequence ATGGCGGACGACTCGGGCACCCAGGTCGTGCTGCCCTGGCACCGTCGCCTCGCCCGCCTGGTGTGGCGCCTGGTCGTCACGACGGCGAGCTCGTGCCTGAAGTACCGCGTCACCGGCCTCGCCGCCGAGGCAGCCTTCTTCGCCGTCGTCTCCGTGCCGCCGCTGATCTTCGCGCTCGCCGGCGGCGTCGGCTACGTCACCGAGCACTTCACCGCCGCCCAGGTCGAGGAGGTGCGACGCGCAGTCGTCGACCTGTTCTCGCGCTTCCTCACCGACACGGCGGTCAACAAGGTGATCAAGCCGACCATGGACGACGTGCTGCGCGGCGGCCGCTTCGACGTGATCTCGCTCGGGTTCGTGCTCGCGCTGTGGTCCGGGTCGCGCGCGCTCAACGTCTTCGTCGAGACCATCACGATCATGCACGGGCTCGGCGGGCACCGGGGGATCGTGCGGACCCGCGCCCTGTCGTTCGTGCTCTACATCCTCGCGGTCGTCACCGGCGCGATCACGCTGCCGCTGGTCGTCGCCGGCCCCAGGCTGGTGCGCTCCTGGCTGCCGAACCGGGCCGAGTTCCTGATGCAGTTCTACTGGCCGCTGATCATCGTGCTGTGCGTGTGCTTCCTCGCCACGCTCTACCACGTGTCCGTGCCGGTGCGGACCAGCTGGAGCTTCAACCTGCCGGGCGCGGTGTTCTCGATGACCAGCTGGATCGTCGGGTCCTACCTGCTGCGCTGGGTGCTCACCGTGACCGCCGAGGACTCGCACTCGATCTACGGTCCGCTGGCCGCGCCGATCGCGATCCTGGTGTGGCTCTACATCGCCGCGCTGGCCGTGCTGATCGGTGCGGGCGTCAACGCATCCTTCGACGAGGTGTTCCCCCAGGAGGCCACGCAGCGGGCGCGCCGGGAGCTGCTGGACCGCCTGCTGCGTCGTACCCCGGACCCGGTGGAGTAG
- a CDS encoding potassium channel family protein, giving the protein MGVLSGGPAETPLTGQVALPERIRSPWWQLGRRLLLAFAILAGTVLLVYLDREGYRDTGDATAADPNGTISLIDSVYYTTVTLSTTGYGDISPISDGARLVNAFIITPARIGFLVLLIGTTLEVLAQRSRELFRISRWRKQMGHHVVVIGYGTKGRSAVETLVGNGLDREHVVVVDPSPVALADAHADQLAVVTGDATRRGVLQRAGVAEADQVIITTGRDDSNVLAALTVRQLNPDAWIVAAVSEQENAPLMRQSGADSVITSSDAVGRLLGLSTLSPTLGTVMEDLLTYGEGLEVAERELLVNEVGMPPQSLPDQVIAVIRDEKVYRYFDPVVTLLARGDRLVVVRPAKELPWAPRPGTHDEDFATDED; this is encoded by the coding sequence GTGGGCGTGCTGAGCGGAGGACCGGCCGAGACCCCCCTGACGGGGCAGGTCGCGCTGCCGGAGCGGATCCGGTCGCCGTGGTGGCAGCTGGGACGCCGCCTGCTGCTGGCGTTCGCGATCCTCGCCGGCACCGTGCTGCTGGTCTACCTCGACCGCGAGGGGTACCGCGACACCGGCGACGCGACCGCGGCCGACCCGAACGGCACCATCTCGCTGATCGACTCGGTCTACTACACGACGGTCACGCTGAGCACGACCGGCTACGGCGACATCTCGCCGATCAGCGACGGCGCCCGCCTGGTCAACGCCTTCATCATCACGCCGGCCCGCATCGGGTTCCTGGTCCTGTTGATCGGCACCACGCTCGAGGTGCTCGCGCAGCGCAGCCGCGAGCTCTTCCGCATCTCTCGTTGGAGGAAGCAGATGGGACACCACGTCGTGGTGATCGGCTACGGCACCAAGGGCCGCAGTGCCGTCGAGACGCTGGTCGGCAACGGGCTCGACCGCGAGCACGTCGTGGTCGTTGACCCGAGCCCGGTCGCCCTTGCCGACGCGCACGCCGACCAGCTCGCCGTCGTCACCGGCGACGCGACCCGCCGCGGCGTCCTGCAGCGCGCGGGCGTCGCGGAGGCCGACCAGGTCATCATCACGACCGGTCGCGACGACTCCAACGTGCTCGCCGCCCTGACGGTGCGCCAGCTCAACCCCGACGCCTGGATCGTCGCGGCCGTGAGCGAGCAGGAGAACGCCCCGCTGATGCGCCAGTCCGGCGCCGACTCGGTCATCACCTCCTCCGACGCCGTCGGCCGGCTCCTCGGCCTCTCGACGCTCTCGCCGACGCTGGGCACGGTGATGGAGGACCTGCTGACCTACGGCGAGGGTCTCGAGGTCGCCGAGCGCGAGCTGCTCGTCAACGAGGTCGGCATGCCGCCCCAGTCGCTGCCCGACCAGGTGATCGCGGTGATCCGTGACGAGAAGGTCTACCGCTACTTCGACCCGGTCGTGACCCTGCTCGCGCGTGGCGACCGGCTGGTCGTCGTGCGCCCGGCCAAGGAGCTGCCGTGGGCGCCGCGTCCCGGCACCCACGACGAGGACTTCGCCACCGACGAGGACTGA
- a CDS encoding YjbQ family protein, whose protein sequence is MDTETRTYRTGDRDVVLDLTRDCARFAAGRGDGLLHVFVPHATCGLAILETGAGSDDDLLSVLGELLPADDRWLHRHGTRGHGRSHVLPALVPPYATVPVLDGRLALGTWQSICLVDLNVDNHEREVRFSFLAG, encoded by the coding sequence GTGGACACCGAGACCCGCACCTATCGCACGGGCGACCGCGACGTCGTCCTCGACCTGACCCGCGACTGCGCGAGGTTCGCGGCCGGCCGTGGCGACGGCCTGCTCCACGTCTTCGTCCCGCACGCCACCTGCGGCCTCGCGATCCTCGAGACCGGCGCCGGCAGTGACGACGACCTGCTCTCCGTGCTCGGCGAGCTGCTGCCCGCCGACGACCGCTGGCTGCACCGTCACGGCACCCGCGGCCACGGCCGTTCGCACGTGCTTCCGGCCCTGGTGCCGCCGTACGCCACGGTCCCGGTGCTCGACGGTCGCCTGGCGCTCGGCACCTGGCAGAGCATCTGCCTGGTCGACCTCAACGTCGACAACCACGAGCGCGAGGTGCGGTTCAGCTTCCTCGCGGGCTGA
- a CDS encoding YccF domain-containing protein — MKVLLNVIWLVLCGFWMFLGYLTAGALWCITIIGIPFGLASFRIGFFALWPFGRTVVVKQSAGIASGIGNVLWLVLSGIWLAIGHVVTGVLLCLTVIGIPLGVANFKMIPVSLLPLGREIVPTDRAGAVLAGARF, encoded by the coding sequence ATGAAGGTGCTGCTCAACGTGATCTGGCTGGTCCTGTGCGGGTTCTGGATGTTCCTCGGCTACCTGACCGCCGGCGCGCTGTGGTGCATCACCATCATCGGCATCCCGTTCGGGCTGGCGTCCTTCCGGATCGGCTTCTTCGCGCTGTGGCCGTTCGGGCGCACGGTCGTGGTCAAGCAGAGCGCTGGCATCGCGAGCGGGATCGGCAACGTGCTGTGGCTGGTGCTCTCCGGGATCTGGCTGGCCATCGGCCACGTCGTCACGGGTGTGCTGCTGTGCCTCACGGTGATCGGCATCCCGCTCGGGGTGGCCAACTTCAAGATGATCCCGGTCAGCCTGCTGCCGCTCGGGCGCGAGATCGTGCCGACCGACCGGGCCGGCGCCGTGCTGGCGGGGGCCCGCTTCTGA
- a CDS encoding alanine racemase — translation MTTTRVLDLAAVTTPAASVAALAAATAHLEPPYAVVDLGALATNARSLVSRAAGKPVRLATKSVRCRAISDAVLDLDGYAGILALTLPEALWLARTCDDVVVGYPTADVHAIQELASDERLAARVTLMVDSTEQVDLIESALPAGAPPIRVCLDLDASLRLLQGRLHLGTRRSPVHAPESARRTALAIAARPRVRLVGMMAYEGQVAGLGDNTGSLLHRAQVRAIQATSIAELARRRGAAVAAVREVVDLEFVNGGGTGSIETTVAEDAVTEVAAGSGLYCPTLFDGYRRFQPRPAAYFVTSVVRRPAPDIATVLGGGWVASGVPGPDRLPTPVWPPGLRLTSMEGAGEAQTPLTNAADFRVGDRVWFRHAKAGEVCERVNELHLVDDGKLVASVATYRGEGHAFL, via the coding sequence ATGACCACCACCCGGGTCCTCGACCTCGCGGCCGTCACCACGCCCGCGGCCAGCGTCGCCGCGCTCGCCGCGGCGACGGCCCACCTCGAGCCGCCGTACGCCGTCGTCGACCTCGGCGCGCTCGCCACCAACGCCCGCTCCCTGGTGAGCAGGGCCGCCGGCAAGCCGGTGCGGCTCGCGACCAAGTCGGTGCGCTGCCGTGCGATCAGCGACGCGGTGCTCGACCTCGACGGCTACGCGGGCATCCTCGCCCTCACCCTGCCGGAGGCGCTCTGGCTGGCACGGACCTGCGACGACGTCGTGGTCGGCTATCCCACCGCCGACGTGCACGCGATCCAGGAGCTCGCGAGCGACGAGCGGCTGGCCGCCAGGGTGACCCTGATGGTCGACTCGACGGAGCAGGTCGACCTGATCGAGAGCGCCCTGCCTGCGGGCGCGCCGCCGATCCGGGTCTGCCTCGACCTCGACGCGTCGCTGCGACTGCTGCAGGGCCGGCTGCACCTCGGCACCCGCCGCTCCCCCGTCCACGCTCCCGAGTCCGCCCGCCGCACCGCTCTCGCGATCGCCGCCCGCCCGAGGGTCCGGCTGGTCGGCATGATGGCCTACGAGGGACAGGTCGCCGGCCTGGGCGACAACACCGGCTCCCTGCTGCACCGCGCACAGGTCCGGGCGATCCAGGCGACCTCGATCGCCGAGCTGGCCCGCCGCCGGGGCGCCGCGGTGGCTGCGGTGCGTGAGGTCGTCGACCTTGAGTTCGTCAACGGCGGCGGCACCGGCAGCATCGAGACGACCGTCGCCGAGGACGCAGTCACCGAGGTGGCCGCCGGGTCGGGGCTCTACTGCCCCACCCTGTTCGACGGGTACCGCCGCTTCCAGCCCCGGCCCGCGGCGTACTTCGTCACCAGTGTCGTACGACGTCCGGCACCCGACATCGCCACCGTGCTCGGCGGTGGCTGGGTCGCCAGCGGCGTCCCCGGCCCGGACCGGCTCCCCACGCCGGTGTGGCCGCCCGGGCTGCGGCTGACGTCGATGGAGGGTGCCGGCGAGGCGCAGACCCCGCTCACCAACGCCGCCGACTTCCGGGTCGGCGACCGGGTCTGGTTCCGGCACGCGAAGGCGGGCGAGGTGTGCGAGCGGGTCAACGAGCTGCACCTGGTCGACGACGGGAAGCTCGTCGCCAGCGTCGCGACGTACCGCGGAGAGGGACACGCGTTCCTCTGA
- a CDS encoding D-arabinono-1,4-lactone oxidase, which produces MWKNWTGDQSCTPARRALPSSVDEVVSTVRSAAERRQVVRVVGAGHAFGDNVVTDGTLVSLDRLTGLHHVDRVTGLVRVAAGTRLHDLNDLLDDHGLALANLGDINVQSTAGAISTATHGTGAKLGNLATLVESAELVTADGTVVEVAGDDLRAARVSVGALGVVTAYTLRTVPSFRLHERRDRLPLSQVLAELDAYADGNDHFELFVFPHADDALTKELNRTDEPISTRGRVGAYLDEVIVENRVLDLVCRAGRRYPSAIPRLNRAVTRLAGSSSRVDVSHRVFSSPRLVRFTETEWAFPREAVTEALTDVLAMIERRRFEVNFPLEVRFVAADTESMLSPSYGRPTAYIAAHAYAGMAWQEYFSAIEEIAAAYGARPHWGKRHTLGAEALRGLYPEFDAFLDVRKRFDPDGVFTNAHVERIFG; this is translated from the coding sequence ATGTGGAAGAACTGGACCGGCGACCAGAGCTGCACCCCGGCTCGGCGCGCCCTGCCGTCGTCCGTCGACGAGGTCGTCTCGACCGTCCGCAGCGCTGCCGAGCGCCGCCAGGTCGTCCGCGTCGTCGGCGCCGGGCACGCCTTCGGCGACAACGTCGTCACCGACGGGACCCTCGTCTCCCTCGACAGGCTGACCGGACTGCACCACGTCGACCGCGTGACCGGCCTGGTCCGGGTCGCCGCCGGCACCCGGCTGCACGACCTCAACGACCTGCTCGACGACCACGGCCTGGCCCTCGCCAACCTCGGCGACATCAACGTGCAGAGCACGGCCGGCGCCATCTCGACCGCGACCCACGGCACCGGCGCGAAGCTGGGCAACCTCGCCACGCTGGTCGAGTCGGCCGAGCTGGTCACCGCCGACGGCACGGTCGTCGAGGTCGCCGGCGACGACCTGCGCGCGGCCCGGGTCAGCGTCGGTGCCCTGGGCGTCGTGACGGCGTACACCCTGCGCACGGTGCCGTCCTTCCGCCTCCACGAGCGACGTGACCGGCTCCCGCTGAGCCAGGTCCTCGCCGAGCTCGACGCGTACGCCGACGGCAATGACCACTTCGAGCTCTTCGTCTTCCCGCACGCCGACGACGCGCTCACCAAGGAGCTCAACCGCACCGACGAGCCGATCAGCACCCGCGGCAGGGTCGGGGCCTACCTCGACGAGGTGATCGTCGAGAACCGTGTGCTCGACCTGGTGTGCCGCGCCGGGCGCCGCTACCCGTCGGCGATCCCGCGGCTCAACCGCGCCGTCACCCGGCTCGCCGGCTCCTCCAGCCGGGTCGACGTCAGCCACCGCGTGTTCTCCAGCCCGCGGCTGGTCCGGTTCACCGAGACGGAGTGGGCGTTCCCGCGCGAGGCCGTCACCGAGGCGCTCACCGACGTCCTCGCGATGATCGAGCGCCGCAGGTTCGAGGTGAACTTCCCGCTCGAGGTGCGCTTCGTCGCCGCCGACACGGAGTCGATGCTGAGCCCGTCGTACGGCCGCCCGACGGCGTACATCGCCGCCCACGCGTACGCCGGCATGGCCTGGCAGGAGTACTTCTCGGCGATCGAGGAGATCGCGGCGGCGTACGGCGCACGCCCGCACTGGGGCAAGCGGCACACCCTGGGCGCGGAGGCCCTGCGTGGGCTCTACCCCGAGTTCGACGCCTTCCTCGACGTCCGCAAGCGCTTCGACCCCGACGGCGTGTTCACCAACGCCCACGTCGAGCGGATCTTCGGATGA
- a CDS encoding MFS transporter yields the protein MAATEPHPRSSWAVLAAFAVVGAVTQLLWLTYAPVTTVAADHYGVSEGAIGWLANVFPLFYVVLAIPTGLALDRWLRPTLALGAVLTALGACVRLAGDDFGTALAGQTLIAVAQPLVVTATSAVPARYLRADDRPRGIAAASASTFAGMILAFLLGTVVSLHAALVIGAVAAVAAAFVLLVVLREAPGFVPEQPATGLADFRAAWRNPVVRRMCVLVPVPFGTFTALTTWGQPLLEPAGVSSDRAGLLLLLNVTAGVIGCAVVPVWAADRGRQREAVLAGVLAAVAGCLVLAGLPGMGTGLGAFVVVGVLLLPALPIVLELSERASGPSAGAAAGLVWMAGQLGALVVTGLAGLLVDAPAAAFAFLAAVTLLALPALPTGHALASRTSTSRHASSATSSR from the coding sequence ATGGCCGCGACCGAACCGCACCCCCGCTCGAGCTGGGCCGTCCTCGCGGCGTTCGCCGTCGTCGGCGCCGTGACCCAGCTGCTCTGGCTCACCTACGCGCCGGTCACGACCGTGGCCGCCGACCACTACGGTGTCTCCGAGGGGGCGATCGGCTGGCTCGCGAACGTCTTCCCGCTCTTCTACGTCGTCCTCGCGATCCCCACCGGCCTGGCCCTCGACCGCTGGCTGCGCCCGACCCTGGCGCTCGGCGCGGTGCTCACCGCGCTCGGTGCGTGCGTGCGCCTGGCCGGCGACGACTTCGGTACGGCCCTCGCGGGCCAGACCCTGATCGCCGTCGCCCAGCCCCTCGTGGTGACCGCCACCTCGGCCGTCCCGGCGCGCTACCTGCGCGCCGACGACCGCCCGCGCGGCATCGCAGCCGCCTCCGCCAGCACCTTCGCCGGCATGATCCTGGCCTTCCTGCTCGGCACCGTGGTCAGCCTGCACGCCGCGCTGGTGATCGGCGCGGTGGCCGCGGTGGCTGCTGCGTTCGTGCTGCTCGTCGTGCTCCGCGAGGCGCCCGGGTTCGTGCCCGAGCAGCCGGCGACCGGCTTGGCGGACTTCCGCGCGGCCTGGCGCAACCCGGTGGTGCGCCGGATGTGCGTGCTGGTGCCGGTCCCGTTCGGCACCTTCACCGCCCTCACCACCTGGGGCCAGCCGCTGCTCGAGCCGGCCGGCGTCAGCAGCGACCGGGCGGGTCTGCTCCTGCTGCTCAACGTCACCGCGGGCGTGATCGGCTGCGCCGTCGTACCGGTGTGGGCGGCGGACCGGGGCCGCCAGCGCGAGGCCGTCCTCGCCGGCGTGCTGGCGGCCGTCGCCGGGTGTCTCGTCCTCGCGGGCCTCCCGGGGATGGGCACGGGGCTCGGTGCGTTCGTCGTGGTCGGCGTGCTCCTGCTGCCCGCCCTGCCGATCGTGCTGGAGCTGAGCGAGCGTGCGTCCGGACCGTCCGCCGGTGCCGCAGCGGGGCTGGTCTGGATGGCGGGCCAGCTCGGCGCGCTCGTCGTCACCGGTCTCGCCGGCCTGCTGGTCGACGCCCCGGCCGCGGCGTTCGCGTTCCTGGCTGCCGTCACGCTCCTCGCGCTGCCGGCTCTGCCGACAGGACATGCCCTAGCATCACGGACATCGACCTCCAGACACGCAAGCTCCGCTACTTCCTCGCGGTAG
- a CDS encoding LysR family transcriptional regulator yields the protein MDLQTRKLRYFLAVADELHFSRAAARVFLTQQALSRQIKELEEELGVQLFERTTRSVALTPAGESFLVAVRDVLERLDDAVAAARRTDRLLSGRIRLGFIPGAALELTAPIMTAFRAAYPDVEVQMREFPANDPSAGLASGVTDVAFIRLPQGTQRIETEVLFTDPVVAMVAETHPLATRTSVSARDLVAHPLTLSDTTDEVYRAFWGLYDARSSPGAFVAVSSVTEETSLVSAGAAIGVTGAAVMTYAPLPGVRFLPVEDWPGSQVAVAWHVGERSAAVARFVDTVCAVRDREREVVERIEARGRIEPST from the coding sequence ATCGACCTCCAGACACGCAAGCTCCGCTACTTCCTCGCGGTAGCCGACGAGCTCCACTTCAGCCGCGCGGCCGCCCGCGTGTTCCTCACGCAGCAGGCGCTGAGCCGCCAGATCAAGGAGCTCGAGGAGGAGCTGGGCGTCCAGCTCTTCGAGCGGACCACGCGCAGCGTCGCGCTGACGCCGGCCGGGGAGTCCTTCCTCGTCGCGGTCCGCGACGTCCTGGAGCGCCTCGACGACGCGGTCGCCGCAGCTCGTCGTACCGACCGGTTGCTGAGCGGGCGGATCCGGCTCGGCTTCATCCCCGGCGCCGCGCTCGAGCTGACCGCCCCGATCATGACGGCCTTCCGCGCGGCGTACCCGGACGTCGAGGTGCAGATGCGGGAGTTCCCCGCCAACGACCCGTCGGCCGGCCTGGCCTCCGGCGTCACCGACGTCGCGTTCATCCGGCTGCCGCAGGGGACCCAGCGGATCGAGACCGAGGTGCTCTTCACCGACCCGGTCGTCGCGATGGTCGCCGAGACCCACCCGCTCGCGACCCGCACCTCGGTCTCGGCACGTGACCTGGTCGCCCATCCGCTGACGCTGTCCGACACGACCGACGAGGTCTACCGCGCCTTCTGGGGCCTGTACGACGCCCGCTCGAGCCCGGGGGCCTTCGTCGCCGTCTCCTCGGTCACCGAGGAGACGTCCCTGGTCTCCGCGGGCGCGGCGATCGGGGTCACCGGCGCCGCGGTGATGACCTACGCGCCGCTGCCCGGCGTCCGGTTCCTCCCGGTCGAGGACTGGCCGGGCTCGCAGGTCGCCGTCGCCTGGCACGTGGGCGAGCGCTCGGCTGCCGTCGCGCGCTTCGTCGACACCGTGTGCGCCGTGCGGGACCGCGAGCGGGAGGTGGTCGAGCGGATCGAGGCGCGCGGCCGGATCGAGCCGAGCACCTGA
- a CDS encoding intradiol ring-cleavage dioxygenase, protein MSTPVSAEQQAREQDLVERVLRSFDATADPRLKEVVQALTRHLHAFLREVRLTEAEWEAGIGFLTDAGHITDDKRQEFILLSDVLGASMQTIAMNNEAHGDATEATVFGPFFVDGSPRIESGGDIAGDAAGEPCWVEGTVTDTDGRPVAGARIEVWEADDNGFYDVQYDDDRTAARAHLFSGQDGSYAFWAIRPTPYPIPDDGPVGRMLAATGRSPMRASHLHFMVTAPGQRTLVTHIFVEGDELLESDSVFGVKESLVKRFEQQPAGTPAPGDRVVDGAWSRVRFDIVLAPA, encoded by the coding sequence ATGAGCACGCCCGTCTCCGCCGAGCAGCAGGCCCGCGAGCAGGACCTGGTCGAGCGCGTCCTGCGCTCCTTCGACGCCACGGCCGACCCGCGGCTCAAGGAGGTCGTGCAGGCGCTCACCCGGCACCTGCACGCCTTCCTGCGCGAGGTGCGGCTCACCGAGGCCGAGTGGGAGGCCGGCATCGGCTTCCTCACCGACGCCGGCCACATCACCGACGACAAGCGGCAGGAGTTCATCCTGCTCTCCGACGTCCTCGGCGCCTCGATGCAGACCATCGCGATGAACAACGAGGCTCACGGCGACGCCACCGAGGCCACCGTCTTCGGGCCGTTCTTCGTCGACGGCTCGCCGCGCATCGAGTCCGGCGGCGACATCGCCGGCGACGCCGCCGGTGAGCCGTGCTGGGTCGAGGGCACCGTCACCGACACCGACGGCCGTCCCGTCGCGGGTGCGCGGATCGAGGTGTGGGAGGCCGACGACAACGGCTTCTACGACGTCCAGTACGACGACGACCGGACGGCCGCCCGCGCCCACCTGTTCAGCGGGCAAGACGGGAGCTATGCGTTCTGGGCGATCAGGCCCACGCCGTACCCGATCCCGGACGACGGCCCGGTCGGCCGGATGCTCGCCGCCACCGGCCGATCACCGATGCGCGCCTCGCACCTGCACTTCATGGTCACCGCGCCCGGACAGCGCACGCTGGTCACGCACATCTTCGTCGAGGGCGACGAGCTGCTCGAGAGCGACTCGGTCTTCGGCGTGAAGGAATCGCTGGTGAAGAGGTTCGAGCAGCAGCCGGCCGGCACCCCGGCTCCCGGTGACCGGGTGGTCGACGGCGCCTGGTCGCGGGTGCGCTTCGACATCGTGCTGGCCCCGGCCTAG
- a CDS encoding iron-containing alcohol dehydrogenase gives MKYVHDTLPQRVRLASGEAAAAVAEEVAALGATRVMVIASDREAALAATVTAGLPVVLTFDEVVMHVPVEVAERARAAAADAQVDVVVTVGGGSTTGLGKAVALTTGLPVIAVPTTYAGSEATDVWGLTEGSVKTTGVDRRVLPRAVVYDATLMTGLSVDLSVASGLNALAHCVDSLWAPRADPINAALATEGARALCAGLPAVVADPRSLEGREQTIHGAYLAAVAFASAGSGLHHKICHVLGGRYDLPHAQTHAAVLPHVLALNVPNAPRADARLAAAFGAPTALAGLERLRTKVGAPRALRDHGFREDQVADAVAAVLPVVPPSNPTPVTTENLTALLRAVWEGADPA, from the coding sequence GTGAAGTACGTCCACGACACCCTGCCGCAGCGGGTGCGGCTCGCGTCCGGCGAGGCCGCAGCCGCCGTCGCCGAGGAGGTCGCCGCGCTCGGCGCCACCCGGGTCATGGTGATCGCCTCCGACCGGGAGGCCGCCCTCGCCGCCACGGTCACCGCCGGACTGCCCGTGGTGCTGACGTTCGACGAGGTGGTGATGCACGTCCCCGTCGAGGTCGCCGAGCGCGCCCGCGCCGCTGCGGCCGACGCGCAGGTCGACGTGGTGGTCACCGTCGGAGGCGGCTCGACGACCGGGCTCGGCAAGGCGGTCGCGCTCACCACGGGCCTCCCGGTGATCGCGGTGCCGACGACCTACGCCGGCTCCGAGGCCACCGACGTCTGGGGCCTCACCGAGGGCTCGGTGAAGACGACCGGGGTCGACCGGCGGGTGCTCCCTCGCGCCGTGGTGTACGACGCCACGCTGATGACCGGCCTGTCCGTGGACCTGTCGGTGGCCAGCGGCCTCAACGCCCTTGCCCACTGCGTCGACTCACTGTGGGCACCGCGCGCCGACCCGATCAACGCGGCGCTGGCCACCGAGGGCGCCCGGGCCCTGTGTGCCGGGCTGCCCGCGGTCGTCGCCGACCCGCGCTCGCTCGAGGGGCGGGAGCAGACCATCCACGGCGCCTACCTCGCTGCCGTCGCCTTCGCGTCCGCCGGGTCCGGCCTGCACCACAAGATCTGCCACGTGCTCGGCGGTCGCTACGACCTCCCGCATGCCCAGACCCACGCAGCCGTGCTGCCGCACGTGCTCGCGCTCAACGTGCCGAACGCGCCCCGGGCCGACGCCCGGCTCGCTGCGGCCTTCGGCGCACCCACCGCCCTGGCTGGCCTGGAGCGGCTGCGCACCAAGGTCGGTGCGCCCAGGGCGCTGCGCGACCACGGATTCCGCGAGGACCAGGTCGCCGACGCGGTGGCGGCCGTCCTGCCCGTCGTACCACCATCGAACCCGACACCGGTCACCACCGAGAACCTCACCGCGCTCCTGCGCGCGGTCTGGGAAGGAGCCGATCCCGCATGA